The Procambarus clarkii isolate CNS0578487 chromosome 56, FALCON_Pclarkii_2.0, whole genome shotgun sequence genome includes a region encoding these proteins:
- the LOC138353182 gene encoding uncharacterized protein yields the protein MCYPASAPRPAAINPVTHTARATRPASLPPPPHAHGLPLLPPRPQPCPHSRPQPCLTHAHSPASTTPAALPQPRPQPCLNHAHSPASTTPTALPYPRSQPCLTHAHSPAPPTPTALPHPRPQPCLTHAHSPASPTPTALPHPRPQPCLTHAHSPVPARAYFHPSHRPDTFITLGNQALTDLQRSPSVALKPKSPDLHTGEKIPKNRREEIKEKEAL from the exons ATGTGCTATCCCGCCTCGGCCCCGCGTCCCGCTGCCATAAACCCGGTAACCCACACCGCCCGCGCCACCCGACCTGCCAGcctgccacccccaccccacGCCCACGGCCTTCCTCTCCTCCCGCCACGCCCACAGCCCTGCCCCCACTCACGCCCACAGCCCTGCCTCACCCACGCCCACAGCCCTGCCTCAACCACGCCCGCAGCCCTGCCTCAACCACGCCCACAGCCCTGCCTCAACCACGCCCATAGCCCTGCCTCAACCACGCCCACAGCCCTGCCCTACCCACGCTCACAGCCCTGCCTCACCCACGCCCACAGCCCTGCCCCACCCACGCCCACAGCCCTGCCTCACCCACGCCCACAGCCCTGCCTCACCCACGCCCACAGCCCTGCCTCACCCACGCCCACAGCCCTGCCTCACCCACGCCCACAGCCCTGCCTCACCCACGCCCACAGCCCTGTCCCGGCCCGGGCTTATTTCCACCCATCGCATCGCCCAGACACTTTCATAACT CTTGGAAATCAAGCTTTAACAGACCTTCAGCGCAGTCCTTCAGTAGCACTGAAACCCAAAAGTCCGGACTTACACACTGGGGAAAAAATACCCAAGAACCGAAGAGAAGAAATTAAAGAAAAAGAGGCATTATAA